The Betaproteobacteria bacterium region CGCACCGGCATCCCACCGGCGACGCTGTCCTTTCACCTGAAGGAGCTTGCAAACGCGGGGCTCATCGCATCCAGTCCACAGGGGCGATTCCTGATCTACGCCCCCGATTTCGAGCGCATGAACGAGGTCGTGGCATTCCTGACCGAAAACTGCTGCAGCGGCCACCCCGAGCATTGTCTGCCCGCAATAGCGATCGTCGCGGCGCCGAAGAAGCGCGTTCGTTCCTGAAAGTTCGGGCGCCGCGCTACCGCGTTCCTACGCCGGTTTCAGCCAAGTGGCGATCTTGTCCCTCAGCGGCACACTCCCGCTGTGAACGACCTTCCCGTCAATTGCCACGGCGGGCGTA contains the following coding sequences:
- a CDS encoding helix-turn-helix transcriptional regulator; its protein translation is MDVKDVVKALGALAHESRLTVFRMLVEAGPDGMTPGVIGERTGIPPATLSFHLKELANAGLIASSPQGRFLIYAPDFERMNEVVAFLTENCCSGHPEHCLPAIAIVAAPKKRVRS